One region of Etheostoma spectabile isolate EspeVRDwgs_2016 unplaced genomic scaffold, UIUC_Espe_1.0 scaffold317, whole genome shotgun sequence genomic DNA includes:
- the cmah gene encoding cytidine monophosphate-N-acetylneuraminic acid hydroxylase encodes MTSQRAVVVLSLDAGAVGSLKDGVNFQKNPEDGKCYIIYKTSTGLKACKNQCKHQGGLFIRDIEDLNGRTVKCTKHNWKLNVSTMKYVNPPDSFLQDELEVEILDDGGLQLIELSPVDPWLEDPREPLELQDGEVKVTYLTHACMDLQLGPRHFLFDPWLKGPAFARGWWLLHEPPADSLDRLCAADLIYISHMHSDHLSYPTLKVLSERRPDVPIYVGDTSRPVFWYLEQSQVKLTNINVVPFGVWQNIDEDLRFMILMDGVHPEMDTCIIVEYKGHMILNTVDCTRPNGGRLPQNVDLMMSDFAGGASGFPMTFSGGKYTDSWKAEFIKNERKKLLNYKALLVRSQQPAIYCPFAGYFVEAHPSDRYIRDTNIKNRAEDLNALINKLAPDVKTWTPKPGSVLDLGLALRDPTNSEAITNPPAGAKIYKDSWDFDLYVDELNSAISSEIFKHESWIRFYYTWAGFQNYNLVVRVIETDDEFEPLTDGYDYLVDFLDLSFPTKRPDREHSYVEVKNRIGVMRYMVLHGRLWDDLYIGFQNRISRDPDIYHHKFWNHFQTELPVDRPDWDQFLQLETSMDEPDTTQEEPKNWNNIVMLTTLTLGVLVAAVVVVPW; translated from the exons ATGACTTCTCAAAGAGCGGTGGTGGTGCTTTCCCTGGATGCTGGAGCAGTCGGCTCACTTAAAGATGGCGTCAATTTCCAGAAAAACCCAGAAGACGGAAAATGTTACATCATATACAAGACCAGCACAGGCCTTAAAGCCTGCAAGAACCAATGCAAACACCAGGGGGGCTTGTTCATCAGGGACATTGAAGACCTGAATGGCAG GACTGTTAAATGCACCAAACACAACTGGAAGTTAAACGTGTCGACAATGAAATACGTGAATCCACCTGACAGCTTCTTGCAGGACGAGCTGG AAGTAGAGATTTTGGATGATGGGGGGCTTCAGCTGATCGAGTTGAGCCCCGTCGACCCCTGGCTGGAGGACCCTCGAGAGCCTCTGGAGCTCCAGGACGGAGAAGTCAAA GTGACGTACTTGACCCACGCCTGCATGGACCTGCAGCTGGGGCCAAGGCACTTCCTGTTTGACCCCTGGCTGAAGGGTCCTGCGTTCGCCAGAGGCTGGTGGCTTCTCCACGAGCCTCCGGCAGACTCCCTGGACCGACTGTGCGCAGCAGATCTCATCTACATCAGCCACATGCACTCGGACCACCTCAG TTACCCCACACTGAAAGTCCTGTCCGAGAGGAGGCCGGATGTCCCCATTTATGTGGGTGACACGTCGAGACCTGTCTTTTG GTATTTGGAGCAAAGTCAAGTCAAGCTGACCAACATCAACGTGGTTCCGTTTGGAGTCTGGCAAAAT ATTGACGAAGACCTGAGATTCATGATCCTGATGGACGGTGTGCATCCTGAAATGGACACCTGCATCATTGTGGAATATAAAG GTCACATGATCCTGAACACTGTGGACTGCACCAGGCCAAACGGGGGCCGGCTCCCACAGAATGTGGACTTGATGATGAGTGACTTCGCTGGGGGTGCATCTGGATTCCCCATGACGTTCAGCGGGGGCAAATACACTG ATTCCTGGAAGGCCGAGTTCATCAAGAACGAAAGGAAGAAGCTGCTGAATTACAAAGCTCTGCTGGTCAGGTCCCAGCAGCCGGCCATCTACTGCCCATTCGCTGGCTACTTTGTGGAGGCTCATCCATCAGACAG atacaTTAGGGATACAAATATTAAGAACAGGGCGGAGGACCTCAATGCGCTCATCAATAAGCTCGCACCAGACGTCAAGACGTGGACGCCCAAACCAGGAAGTGTTCTGGACCTCGGCCTCGCTCTGAGAGACCCCACCAACAG TGAGGCCATCACCAATCCTCCAGCTGGTGCAAAAATCTACAAGGACAGTTGGGATTTCGACTTGTATGTGGATGAACTTAACAGCGCCATCAGCAGTGAGATATTTAAACATGAAAGCTGGATCCGGTTTTATTACACCTGGGCAGGCTTTCAGAACTACAACCTTGTTGTGCGG GTGATCGAGACAGATGATGAATTTGAACCCCTAACCGATGGCTATGACTACTTGGTGGACTTCTTGGATCTGTCGTTCCCCACCAAGAGGCCTGACCGAGAGCACTCCTACGTAGAG GTTAAAAACAGGATTGGGGTGATGAGATACATGGTGCTGCACGGGCGTCTCTGGGACGATCTGTACATCGGCTTCCAGAACCGCATAAGCCGAGACCCGGATATTTACCACCACAA GTTCTGGAACCACTTCCAGACAGAGTTACCAGTTGACAGGCCGGACTGGGACCAGTTCCTGCAGCTGGAGACCTCCATGGACGAGCCTGACACAACACAAGAGGAGCCAAAGAATTGGAACAACATTGTCATGttaacaacattaacattggGTGTCCTTGTGGCTGCTGTAGTTGTAGTTCCGTGGTAA